A single region of the Montipora capricornis isolate CH-2021 chromosome 13, ASM3666992v2, whole genome shotgun sequence genome encodes:
- the LOC138030682 gene encoding uncharacterized protein, producing MQQLGLFVDAQEVLRCRGRLHYADLHYDTKFPILLPKNSTFTSLVIQHTHTMLKHGGVQDTLTQIRQQFWIPQGRQLVKRLISKCVISRKHEGPHLHSVPTPPLPKEQISQSQPFQHTGIDFAGPMYVRNKNTTSNKVYVCLFTCTAIRATHLELVEDQTTEAFLRAFRRFIGRRGVPETIISDNAKTFKAAAQDLETLHSGILSHTSTQKFLANNGIRWKFIAERAPWWGGFFRKTDRNDQKMPEENNR from the coding sequence ATGCAACAACTAGGACTGTTCGTCGATGCCCAAGAAGTACTTCGCTGTCGTGGTAGACTACACTATGCAGACCTTCACTATGACACAAAATTCCCAATTTTGTTACCTAAAAATAGCACATTCACTTCATTGGTCATCCAACATACACATACAATGCTCAAACACGGTGGAGTTCAGGACACATTAACTCAAATAAGACAACAATTCTGGATACCCCAAGGTCGACAACTTGTTAAAAGGCTCATATCGAAGTGCGTTATAAGTAGAAAACATGAAGGACCACACCTTCATTCCGTTCCAACACCACCATTACCCAAAGAACAGATCTCACAGTCACAGCCCTTCCAACACACAGGCATCGACTTCGCAGGACCTATGTACGTCCGTAACAAGAATACTACATCGAACAAGGTCTATGTATGCCTATTCACCTGTACTGCCATAAGGGCAACACATCTTGAACTGGTTGAAGACCAAACAACTGAAGCCTTTCTAAGAGCATTCAGACGATTTATAGGCAGAAGAGGCGTTCCGGAGACAATCATCTCTGACAATGCCAAAACGTTCAAAGCAGCCGCACAAGACCTAGAAACTCTACATAGCGGAATTCTCTCTCACACTTCAACTCAGAAGTTCCTTGCAAACAATGGCATACGTTGGAAATTCATAGCCGAGAGAGCTCCGTGGTGGGGAGGATTTTTTCGAAAGACTGATAGGAATGACCAAAAGATGCCTGAAGAAAACAATCGGTAA
- the LOC138030683 gene encoding uncharacterized protein, whose amino-acid sequence MTQTSFVIAKTRVAPVKTSTIGTTSSTVRSQPSDVHHENFTTQKGMRIVYWSDSQIVLSWRSSNKRLQPFVHTRICKITQITGTHKWMFCPTSSNPADLITRGISTTMFYQNRALWFEGPSWLKAPNDQWPQVQSKEPITDIIDSPQMHIIVKSDSPNILDSIDLERYSTLNRAIRVTTTLLHYTDIWRKRNTKSTITTEIMQDARLALLKGTQRKYYEREITC is encoded by the coding sequence ATGACGCAAACAAGCTTCGTAATCGCCAAAACAAGAGTCGCACCCGTTAAGACTTCCACGATTGGAACTACTAGCAGCACTGTTAGGAGCCAACCTAGCGACGTACATCACGAAAACTTTACAACTCAGAAAGGAATGCGAATCGTCTACTGGAGCGACTCACAAATTGTCCTATCGTGGCGTTCATCCAACAAAAGACTGCAACCATTCGTACACACGCGAATATGCAAGATAACACAAATAACAGGGACACATAAATGGATGTTCTGTCCCACATCCTCAAATCCTGCAGACTTAATAACACGAGGAATAAGCACAACGATGTTCTATCAGAATAGAGCATTATGGTTTGAAGGTCCATCGTGGCTAAAAGCACCGAATGACCAGTGGCCACAAGTTCAGTCAAAGGAACCTATCACAGACATAATCGACAGTCCACAAATGCATATAATTGTCAAATCAGATAGCCCTAACATACTTGACTCAATAGACTTAGAGAGGTACAGCACCTTAAACAGAGCGATCCGAGTAACGACCACACTCCTTCACTACACAGATATATGGCGAAAAAGGAACACAAAGTCTACTATTACAACTGAAATAATGCAGGATGCTCGACTTGCATTACTTAAAGGAACCCAAAGAAAATACTATGAACGCGAAATCACTTGCTAA
- the LOC138030684 gene encoding uncharacterized protein: MAATVLNKIIVVIRVISDVIKRDLFSPINLLTEPGLIFYVVLKSQHWCRDPALSDQNVRRASKTEVSTRFVQRGHCTQEFKKADRLLTLEPLNTAELKALQDRLTSRGSDISQMDSQIAMAISKEELENEIEDALSVQDTISDYKFMIMEASKNDQHDKPVSSFHDNNSSMKPTTTRINVNLPKLSIQPFNGNQLEWLTFWDSFSAAIDEHTELNNIEKMNYLQNMLKGEAARAIAGLPLTNENYTKAIEILKERFGDKQNIINAYMESLTRATPPKDEISSLRIFYDSYEKTFVVWRPST, encoded by the coding sequence ATGGCCGCGACTGTTCTAAATAAGATAATCGTTGTAATAAGGGTAATTAGTGACGTCATAAAGCGCGATCTCTTTAGTCCAATAAACCTACTGACTGAACCAGGACTTATCTTTTATGTTGTGTTAAAATCGCAACATTGGTGCCGAGACCCGGCTCTTTCCGACCAAAATGTCAGAAGAGCTTCGAAGACTGAAGTCAGTACGAGGTTCGTACAGAGGGGGCATTGCACTCAAGAGTTCAAAAAAGCCGACAGACTACTGACATTAGAGCCGCTCAACACCGCCGAACTTAAAGCACTTCAAGATCGACTAACAAGTAGAGGAAGCGACATATCACAAATGGACTCACAAATAGCCATGGCCATTTCCAAGGAAGAGCTAGAGAACGAGATAGAAGATGCCTTGTCAGTTCAAGACACCATCTCCGACTACAAGTTCATGATAATGGAAGCATCGAAAAACGACCAACACGATAAACCGGTGAGTTCTTTCCATGATAACAATAGTTCAATGAAACCGACAACTACGCGAATCAACGTCAATTTGCCAAAACTCAGCATTCAACCATTCAACGGCAATCAATTAGAGTGGCTCACTTTCTGGGACAGTTTTAGCGCAGCGATCGACGAACACACCGAATTGAACAACATCGAAAAAATgaattatttacaaaatatgctTAAAGGAGAGGCAGCGCGCGCGATCGCCGGACTACCACTTACCAACGAAAACTATACGAAAGCAATCGAAATATTGAAAGAACGCTTCGGCGATAAACAAAATATTATCAATGCATACATGGAATCTCTGACCAGAGCTACCCCACCGAAAGACGAAATATCGAgtctgcgaatattttatgaCTCCTACGAAAAAACATTCGTGGTCTGGAGGCCCTCGACGTAA